A stretch of the Sneathiella limimaris genome encodes the following:
- a CDS encoding RluA family pseudouridine synthase — translation MPSPEGTHQVEVSENDAGERLDRFLAEKLGGLSRNRIKPLVKEGQASLNDEVIIDPSRRVKPGEIWQITVPPAVDPDPKPQDIPLDIVFEDEHLIVVNKPARMVVHPAAGNWSGTLVNALLFHCGDSLSGIGGVKRPGIVHRIDKETSGLMVVAKTDAAHQGLASLFEAHDIERTYKAIVWGRLYPSSGTIEGNIGRDPHNRKRMAIVTNGGKPAVTHYKVEENFDDIASLVTCNLETGRTHQIRVHMAHVGHPLVGDPVYSRSKPSRTQHLPDARHNVIRKFPRQALHAQTLGFVHPITHENLKFEAEFPRDIMKLLAAFRG, via the coding sequence ATGCCATCACCTGAAGGTACACATCAAGTTGAAGTTTCAGAAAATGACGCTGGGGAGCGTTTAGACCGGTTTCTGGCTGAGAAACTTGGCGGTTTATCCCGTAACCGCATAAAGCCTTTGGTGAAAGAAGGGCAAGCCAGCCTAAATGACGAGGTAATTATTGATCCATCCCGACGGGTCAAGCCTGGAGAAATCTGGCAAATCACGGTCCCACCAGCGGTCGATCCGGACCCAAAACCGCAGGATATCCCTCTTGACATCGTCTTTGAGGATGAACACCTGATCGTTGTCAACAAGCCTGCCCGAATGGTTGTGCATCCAGCTGCCGGAAACTGGAGCGGAACCCTCGTCAACGCCCTTCTGTTTCATTGCGGCGATAGTCTCTCAGGCATTGGTGGGGTCAAACGGCCGGGGATTGTTCATCGGATTGACAAGGAGACGAGCGGTTTAATGGTGGTCGCGAAAACAGATGCCGCTCATCAGGGACTTGCGAGTCTGTTTGAAGCCCATGATATTGAACGAACCTATAAAGCCATTGTTTGGGGTCGCCTTTACCCCAGTTCGGGCACTATTGAAGGAAATATTGGTCGCGATCCCCATAACAGGAAACGTATGGCAATCGTAACTAATGGCGGGAAACCAGCTGTCACCCATTACAAGGTAGAAGAAAATTTCGATGACATTGCATCCTTGGTAACCTGTAACCTGGAAACCGGCAGAACCCACCAAATTCGAGTTCATATGGCGCATGTCGGACACCCCCTTGTCGGAGATCCTGTCTACAGTCGATCCAAACCAAGCCGCACTCAACATCTTCCAGATGCTCGGCACAATGTAATCCGCAAATTTCCAAGACAAGCCTTGCATGCCCAAACCCTCGGATTTGTGCATCCCATCACACATGAGAACTTGAAATTTGAAGCTGAATTCCCACGTGATATAATGAAATTGCTTGCTGCATTTCGAGGATGA
- the rpoH gene encoding RNA polymerase sigma factor RpoH, which yields MSNIPLPTVSPEGGLSRYLQEIRKFPMLEADEEYMLAKAWKERADADAAHKMVTSHLRLVAKIAMGYRGYGLPVGELIAEGNVGMMQAVKRFEPEKGFRLSTYAMWWIRAAIQEYILRTWSLVKMGTTAAQKKLFFNLRKIKGQIEAIDEGDMRPDQVAEISTKLGVSEEEVINMNRRLTAPDHSLNSPMRADTEGEWMDWLEDESPDQETVYAENEELQRRKAMLASAMDCLNEREKHILTERRLRDDPLTLEDLSQEYGISRERVRQIEVRAFEKLQKAVKSRAFEERVN from the coding sequence ATGAGTAATATACCACTACCTACCGTTTCGCCGGAAGGCGGACTGTCACGATACCTCCAGGAAATCCGCAAATTTCCAATGTTGGAGGCGGATGAAGAGTATATGCTGGCGAAAGCTTGGAAAGAGCGCGCTGACGCTGATGCTGCCCACAAGATGGTAACCAGCCATTTGCGGCTTGTTGCGAAAATTGCCATGGGATACCGAGGTTACGGTCTTCCCGTTGGCGAGCTTATCGCAGAAGGCAATGTTGGCATGATGCAAGCGGTAAAACGGTTTGAACCTGAAAAAGGCTTTCGTCTGTCTACTTACGCTATGTGGTGGATCCGGGCTGCAATCCAGGAATACATTCTTCGCACTTGGTCCCTCGTGAAAATGGGAACAACTGCAGCCCAGAAGAAACTGTTCTTCAATCTTCGGAAAATCAAAGGCCAGATCGAAGCCATTGACGAAGGGGACATGCGCCCTGATCAAGTGGCCGAAATCTCCACTAAGCTTGGTGTCTCCGAAGAAGAAGTCATCAACATGAACCGCCGTCTGACCGCGCCGGATCATAGCCTCAATTCTCCTATGCGGGCCGACACCGAAGGGGAATGGATGGACTGGTTAGAGGACGAAAGTCCTGATCAGGAAACCGTCTATGCGGAAAATGAAGAACTGCAGAGGCGCAAAGCTATGCTGGCTTCAGCAATGGACTGCCTTAACGAACGTGAAAAGCATATCCTGACAGAACGTCGCCTTCGGGATGACCCGCTCACTCTTGAGGATCTCAGTCAGGAATATGGAATTAGCCGTGAGCGGGTTCGTCAGATCGAAGTCCGTGCGTTCGAAAAGCTACAGAAGGCTGTCAAAAGCCGAGCTTTCGAAGAGCGTGTAAATTAA
- the nikR gene encoding nickel-responsive transcriptional regulator NikR: MERVTITVEDELLAEFDAYLERNGYANRSEGIRDAVRHMLSHEQETIGADQNCIGCISYTVKYSEKSGPSKPSDRIRFSPDLIVSTLQMPIDSHSYVEATLLRGAGDVVHKRGHEIMSMSGTSYGRMNIIPVK; this comes from the coding sequence TTGGAACGTGTAACAATTACGGTTGAAGATGAATTGTTGGCGGAATTCGATGCCTATCTTGAACGAAATGGATATGCAAACCGATCGGAAGGTATTCGTGACGCTGTTCGTCATATGTTGTCCCATGAACAGGAAACCATTGGCGCTGATCAAAATTGCATCGGCTGCATATCATATACTGTAAAATATTCTGAAAAGAGTGGTCCTTCGAAACCCTCTGACCGGATCCGGTTTAGTCCAGATTTGATTGTCTCAACACTTCAGATGCCGATAGATTCTCATAGTTATGTTGAGGCGACGTTGTTGAGAGGGGCTGGCGATGTGGTTCATAAAAGAGGACATGAAATAATGTCTATGTCGGGCACCAGCTACGGTCGGATGAATATAATACCGGTTAAGTGA
- a CDS encoding HupE/UreJ family protein — translation MKRVFLTSSLLLLATASPALAHTGHAVANDFSTGFLHPFFGLDHILAMIGVGLLATQYEGKLKMVLPATFVAVMALGGFLGLSAMQVPFMEQGILASVILLGAILAFGKKLPLIASGALVAIFALFHGAAHGVEMPLASTFAVYGAGMMVASTLLHAAGVAFGYAAPFMIRYAGAGFALVGMGLAAA, via the coding sequence ATGAAACGCGTTTTTCTGACATCCAGCCTTCTATTACTTGCCACAGCATCACCAGCACTGGCACATACCGGCCATGCTGTTGCAAATGATTTTTCAACTGGTTTTCTGCACCCTTTCTTCGGCCTTGATCATATTCTGGCAATGATCGGCGTTGGTCTGCTGGCCACTCAGTATGAAGGCAAATTGAAAATGGTATTGCCAGCCACCTTCGTTGCGGTAATGGCATTGGGTGGTTTCCTTGGACTATCTGCAATGCAAGTACCGTTTATGGAGCAAGGCATTCTAGCTTCTGTTATCTTGCTCGGTGCGATCCTCGCTTTTGGAAAGAAACTTCCTCTCATTGCTTCAGGTGCTTTGGTCGCAATCTTTGCCCTATTCCACGGCGCTGCCCATGGTGTTGAAATGCCACTGGCTTCCACCTTCGCAGTCTATGGAGCAGGCATGATGGTCGCGAGCACTCTATTGCACGCTGCTGGCGTCGCATTTGGTTACGCAGCACCTTTCATGATCCGCTATGCGGGTGCAGGATTTGCACTTGTTGGAATGGGTCTTGCCGCAGCCTAA
- a CDS encoding PQQ-dependent sugar dehydrogenase → MNKNSKNRLQRTALSFLGVFTITFSPALAVSSDFNDRAPNAPHQTPAFEGQTRAPIIDDAIAITETTIASGFVNPWGVDQLPDGGWLVTERPGRLRHVSRNGDVSKPITGLPDVDARGQGGLLDILISPNFSDDRRIWWSYAEPRGNGVNGTAVATGQLSNDLTKVQNVKVIFSQQPGWRSTYHFGSRLVLDTKGALFVTTGERSYVNARKMAQDPMTHIGKVIRLNPLGGAADDNPIIPNALPEVWSWGHRNIQAAALSPDGQLWTIEHGPRGGDELNRPEAGKNYGWPIITYGEDYSGTPIGAGITAKEGMEQPIYYWDPVIAPSGMTFYNGELFKDWKGSILVGGLASRSLIRLTLERDRVTGEARYRQGKARVRDVDVADDGSVILLTDANNGSLIRLTPDQ, encoded by the coding sequence GTGAACAAGAACTCAAAGAACCGCCTTCAACGAACAGCTCTCAGTTTTCTGGGAGTGTTCACTATTACCTTCTCCCCTGCACTTGCCGTTTCGTCTGACTTTAATGATCGCGCACCGAATGCGCCCCATCAAACCCCTGCATTTGAAGGACAGACACGAGCCCCGATTATTGATGATGCTATTGCCATCACTGAAACCACCATCGCATCTGGATTTGTAAATCCCTGGGGAGTTGATCAGCTGCCTGATGGGGGCTGGCTCGTCACCGAAAGACCGGGAAGGCTCCGTCATGTCAGCAGAAACGGAGACGTTTCAAAACCAATTACCGGCCTACCGGATGTTGATGCGAGAGGCCAGGGTGGTCTGCTTGATATTCTGATCAGCCCAAATTTCTCAGATGATCGCAGAATTTGGTGGAGTTATGCGGAACCGCGTGGAAATGGCGTCAATGGGACTGCCGTCGCGACTGGTCAACTGTCTAACGATTTAACAAAGGTTCAAAATGTCAAAGTGATTTTCAGCCAACAGCCGGGGTGGCGATCTACATACCATTTCGGGTCTCGTTTAGTTTTGGATACTAAAGGTGCACTCTTTGTGACAACGGGTGAACGATCTTATGTCAATGCGCGCAAAATGGCTCAGGATCCAATGACCCATATCGGGAAAGTCATTCGCCTTAACCCTTTGGGTGGTGCGGCCGATGATAACCCAATCATTCCAAATGCATTGCCAGAAGTCTGGTCATGGGGGCACCGGAATATTCAGGCTGCAGCCCTCTCTCCTGATGGACAGCTATGGACAATTGAACATGGCCCTCGTGGCGGTGATGAACTCAATCGGCCCGAGGCAGGTAAGAACTATGGCTGGCCAATTATCACTTATGGCGAGGATTATAGTGGCACCCCTATCGGGGCTGGCATCACAGCAAAGGAAGGGATGGAACAACCAATTTATTATTGGGATCCAGTGATAGCGCCGAGCGGCATGACGTTTTACAACGGTGAGTTATTCAAAGACTGGAAAGGCAGCATTCTTGTCGGCGGTCTAGCTAGTCGATCCCTCATTCGTCTAACACTTGAGAGGGACCGAGTTACAGGGGAAGCCCGCTACCGCCAAGGCAAGGCCCGGGTGAGAGATGTGGATGTGGCCGACGATGGATCCGTCATTCTACTCACCGATGCGAATAACGGATCCCTCATTCGATTAACGCCTGACCAATAG